A region of Paractinoplanes abujensis DNA encodes the following proteins:
- a CDS encoding cytochrome P450, whose product MDVVLPDGPSSPRLVQVLQFAASRRGTLRRLRDRYGSAFTVQSLNLGRTVMLSDPQEVRELLQAAPELADTPDANLGSVLGPGSMFAIAGEEHRRQRKLLTPPFHGRRLRAYEGIVEEETRRETASWPIGREFPVMPSTMRITLNVILRAVFGADGAELDELRVLLPQAVKLGSVLAVVPALRLDLGGRGPGARFARHRRRYDEIVDVLVDRAQADPRLAERDDVLAMLVQSRYDDGSAMSRGQIADQLLTLLAAGHETTATTLAWAVERLRRHPEVLARLAGAGDDLFDATITEVQRVRPVIEMTSRQVRAESLRIGRWTLPRGTVVTASIALLHDDATLFPEPERFDPDRYAGARADTYGWIPFGGGVRRCLGAAFASLEMRVVLRTILRDFVLEPATGAPERSHNRGIAVAPARGGLAVVRRR is encoded by the coding sequence ATGGACGTGGTTCTTCCGGACGGGCCCAGCAGTCCACGCCTCGTCCAGGTGCTCCAGTTCGCGGCGTCGCGACGCGGGACGTTGCGGCGGCTGCGGGACCGGTACGGCTCGGCGTTCACCGTGCAGTCGTTGAACCTGGGGCGGACGGTGATGTTGTCCGACCCGCAGGAGGTGCGGGAGCTGCTGCAGGCGGCGCCGGAGCTCGCCGACACCCCGGACGCCAATCTGGGCTCGGTGCTGGGGCCGGGCTCGATGTTCGCGATCGCGGGGGAGGAGCATCGCCGGCAGCGCAAACTGCTCACGCCGCCCTTCCACGGGCGCCGGCTGCGGGCGTACGAGGGGATCGTCGAGGAGGAGACGCGGCGGGAAACAGCCTCGTGGCCGATCGGGCGGGAGTTCCCGGTCATGCCGTCGACCATGCGGATCACCTTGAACGTGATCCTGCGCGCGGTCTTCGGGGCCGACGGGGCCGAGCTCGACGAGTTGCGGGTGCTGCTGCCCCAGGCGGTCAAGCTGGGTTCGGTGCTGGCCGTGGTGCCGGCGCTGCGGCTCGATCTGGGCGGGCGGGGGCCGGGGGCCCGGTTCGCGCGGCACCGGCGGCGTTACGACGAGATCGTGGACGTGCTCGTGGACCGGGCGCAGGCCGATCCGCGGCTGGCCGAGCGCGACGACGTGCTGGCCATGCTGGTGCAGTCGCGCTACGACGACGGGTCGGCGATGAGCCGCGGTCAGATCGCCGATCAGCTGCTGACCCTGCTCGCGGCGGGGCACGAGACCACGGCGACCACGCTGGCCTGGGCGGTGGAGCGGCTGCGGCGGCATCCGGAGGTGCTGGCGAGGCTGGCCGGGGCCGGGGACGACCTGTTCGACGCGACGATCACCGAGGTGCAGCGGGTGCGCCCGGTGATCGAGATGACCTCGCGTCAGGTGCGGGCGGAGTCGCTGCGGATCGGCCGCTGGACGTTGCCCCGCGGCACGGTGGTCACCGCGTCGATCGCCCTGCTGCACGACGACGCGACGCTCTTTCCCGAGCCGGAGCGTTTCGACCCGGACCGGTACGCCGGGGCGCGCGCCGACACGTACGGCTGGATCCCGTTCGGCGGGGGTGTGCGGCGTTGTCTCGGGGCCGCGTTCGCGTCGCTCGAGATGCGCGTCGTGCTGCGGACGATCCTGCGCGACTTCGTGCTCGAACCGGCCACCGGCGCGCCCGAGCGCTCACACAACCGGGGCATCGCCGTGGCCCCGGCCCGGGGCGGACTGGCGGTCGTGCGCCGCCGATAG
- a CDS encoding helicase HerA domain-containing protein — translation MDSDQQRALAGLRFNWAPTPDDVWRPAPFHVDGLHHNVVHMVLDGVNEAERSSESSPIGVAILGQRGSGKTHLLGAVRARVQDAGGYFFLISLLETSAFWRSAALSILDGFARPTASGESQLTTFLRRLGTTVGATRGVHRAVAGDSELTRPALDAFVDLLRKHHRQIGMESQDTARALVLFAGGDPAAQDVGYQFLCSNDEEEPGQRAAWGMRRGKRSAQEVVRDVSRLLALTGPTVIAVDQIDLLVAQSTKATNAQSDRAVEWQHALLLEQVAGGLMSLRETTRRSLSVVTCLPHTWTEITTQATDTVQDRFREAVQLRRIPTAEIGRELIEKRFAQPFEDAGFTPPYPTWPVHPAAFEDAPQYTPRELLRVIDAHVRACLRADAVTEMRTLDPRAEPPVRVVEPALGPEPAAENLAPFDEQYAEFLQQADPRPAHDQATEDLEVPVLLTAGLTAWIGERGAAGDAFSIDPHAGGKPALHARLRLSLTGDGQDAESEDEEHWAFRGMGATHHIAVLNRIRNAVTTAGLTAGITKRRLFLLRNLDAQPWSQGARTREVVKDFTEAGGIVLPFTDDDIKRLRALADLIDKYGSERLLPWFRARRPTAEIRVLREALATVPTPAPPAEQAVPPPASPKPAVAPARDHAPAPAGGAVPLGTPMDGGAPVTIDLEAMRRHTAIFAGSGSGKTVLIRRIVEECALRGVSTIVLDPNNDLARLGDPWPTRPESWDDAEAARAADYLRSTEVVVWTPNRDSGRPISFQPLPEFADILDDADAFAAGIDSAVAALAPHARVDGRTDKAVLGRAVLREAMLSYARSGGSDLRGFIGLLNALPEGVSLLDEATRLAGNMAQLLTAAMVNDPMFGGRGAPMDPGELLTPSGGHRARVSVISFVGLPDDQQRQNFVNQLQIALFAWIKRNPAGDRPLGGLFVMDEAQTLAPSGTMTACTQSTLALASQARKYGLGLIFATQAPKGLHNRIPGNAATQFFGLLNSPAQIAAAQDMARAKGSTIADVARLKAGQFYATVEGGPFVKLTAPLCLSHHPRSPLTTEEVLERAAATRPAT, via the coding sequence ATGGACTCCGATCAGCAGCGCGCGCTGGCCGGGCTGAGGTTCAACTGGGCCCCGACACCCGACGACGTGTGGCGCCCGGCCCCGTTCCACGTGGACGGGCTGCACCACAACGTGGTGCACATGGTGCTCGACGGGGTGAACGAGGCCGAGCGCAGCAGCGAGTCCAGCCCGATCGGTGTCGCGATCCTCGGTCAGCGTGGCAGTGGCAAGACGCATCTGCTGGGTGCGGTCCGCGCCCGGGTGCAGGACGCGGGCGGCTACTTCTTCCTGATCAGCCTGCTCGAGACGAGCGCGTTCTGGCGCAGTGCGGCGCTGTCGATCCTGGACGGCTTCGCCCGCCCCACGGCCTCGGGCGAAAGTCAACTGACGACGTTCCTGCGGCGGCTCGGCACCACCGTCGGAGCGACCCGCGGCGTGCACCGGGCCGTCGCCGGCGACAGCGAACTGACCCGGCCCGCGCTCGACGCGTTCGTCGACCTCCTCCGCAAGCATCACCGCCAGATCGGGATGGAGAGCCAGGACACCGCGCGCGCCCTGGTCCTGTTCGCCGGGGGCGATCCCGCGGCCCAGGACGTGGGGTATCAGTTCCTCTGCTCCAACGACGAGGAGGAGCCGGGCCAGCGGGCCGCCTGGGGGATGCGACGGGGCAAGCGGTCGGCGCAGGAGGTCGTGCGGGACGTGTCGCGCCTGCTCGCCCTCACCGGTCCCACGGTGATCGCCGTCGACCAGATCGACCTGCTGGTCGCCCAGTCCACCAAGGCGACCAACGCGCAGAGCGACCGGGCGGTCGAGTGGCAGCACGCGTTGCTGCTGGAACAGGTCGCGGGTGGTCTCATGTCGCTGCGCGAGACGACCCGGCGATCCCTGTCCGTCGTGACGTGCCTGCCGCACACCTGGACCGAGATCACCACCCAGGCGACCGACACGGTGCAGGACAGGTTCCGCGAAGCCGTGCAGCTGCGCCGGATCCCGACGGCGGAGATCGGCCGGGAGCTGATCGAGAAGCGGTTCGCGCAGCCGTTCGAGGACGCCGGCTTCACCCCGCCGTACCCGACCTGGCCGGTCCATCCCGCGGCCTTCGAGGACGCGCCGCAATACACCCCCCGCGAACTGCTGCGCGTCATCGACGCCCACGTGCGGGCCTGCTTGCGCGCCGATGCCGTCACCGAGATGCGGACCCTGGATCCGCGGGCCGAGCCGCCCGTGCGGGTGGTGGAGCCGGCGCTCGGGCCCGAGCCCGCGGCGGAGAACCTCGCGCCGTTCGACGAGCAGTACGCCGAGTTCCTGCAGCAGGCCGACCCCCGGCCCGCGCATGATCAGGCCACCGAGGACCTCGAAGTGCCGGTGCTGCTCACGGCCGGGCTCACGGCGTGGATCGGGGAGCGCGGCGCGGCCGGCGACGCGTTCAGCATCGACCCGCACGCCGGGGGCAAACCGGCCCTGCACGCGCGGCTGCGGTTGAGCCTGACCGGCGACGGTCAGGACGCGGAGTCCGAGGACGAGGAGCACTGGGCGTTCCGGGGCATGGGCGCGACCCACCACATCGCCGTGCTCAACCGGATCCGTAACGCTGTCACCACGGCCGGGCTGACCGCGGGCATCACCAAGCGGCGGCTGTTCCTGCTGCGCAACCTGGACGCGCAGCCGTGGTCGCAGGGCGCCCGCACCCGCGAGGTGGTCAAGGACTTCACCGAGGCCGGCGGCATCGTGCTGCCCTTCACCGACGACGACATCAAGCGGCTGCGGGCCCTGGCCGACCTGATCGACAAGTACGGCTCCGAACGGCTCCTGCCTTGGTTCCGCGCGCGGCGGCCGACCGCCGAGATCAGGGTCCTCCGGGAGGCCCTGGCGACGGTTCCCACCCCGGCCCCGCCCGCGGAGCAGGCCGTGCCGCCGCCGGCGAGCCCGAAGCCGGCCGTGGCGCCGGCCCGTGACCACGCCCCGGCCCCGGCCGGGGGTGCCGTGCCGCTCGGCACCCCGATGGACGGCGGCGCGCCGGTCACGATCGACCTGGAGGCCATGCGGCGGCACACGGCGATCTTCGCCGGGTCCGGTTCGGGCAAGACGGTGCTGATCCGCCGGATCGTCGAGGAGTGCGCGCTGCGCGGGGTGTCGACGATCGTGCTCGACCCCAACAACGACCTGGCCCGGCTGGGTGACCCCTGGCCCACCCGGCCGGAGTCGTGGGACGACGCGGAGGCCGCCCGCGCCGCGGACTATCTGCGGTCGACCGAGGTCGTGGTGTGGACGCCCAACCGGGACAGCGGACGCCCGATCAGTTTTCAGCCGCTGCCCGAGTTCGCCGACATCCTGGACGACGCGGACGCGTTCGCGGCCGGCATCGACTCCGCGGTGGCCGCCCTCGCGCCGCACGCCCGGGTCGACGGCCGTACGGACAAGGCGGTGCTGGGGCGGGCCGTGCTGCGCGAGGCCATGCTGAGCTACGCGCGGTCCGGCGGCAGCGACCTGCGCGGCTTCATCGGCCTGCTCAATGCCCTGCCCGAAGGGGTCAGCCTGCTCGACGAGGCGACCCGGCTGGCCGGCAACATGGCTCAGCTGCTCACCGCGGCCATGGTCAACGACCCGATGTTCGGCGGCCGCGGCGCACCCATGGACCCGGGGGAACTGCTCACCCCGTCCGGCGGCCACCGCGCGCGGGTCTCCGTGATCAGCTTCGTGGGCCTGCCCGACGACCAGCAGCGGCAGAACTTCGTCAACCAGCTGCAGATCGCGCTGTTCGCCTGGATCAAACGCAACCCGGCGGGCGACCGCCCGCTGGGCGGCCTGTTCGTGATGGACGAGGCGCAGACGCTGGCCCCGTCGGGCACGATGACCGCCTGCACCCAGAGCACCCTCGCCCTGGCCTCCCAGGCCCGCAAGTACGGCCTCGGCCTGATCTTCGCCACCCAGGCCCCCAAGGGTCTGCACAACCGCATCCCCGGCAACGCTGCCACCCAGTTCTTCGGCCTGCTCAACAGCCCCGCCCAGATCGCCGCGGCGCAGGACATGGCCCGCGCCAAGGGCAGCACCATCGCCGACGTCGCCCGCCTGAAGGCCGGCCAGTTCTACGCGACAGTCGAGGGTGGCCCGTTCGTCAAGCTGACGGCGCCGCTGTGCCTGAGCCACCACCCGCGCAGCCCTCTCACCACCGAGGAGGTGCTGGAGCGGGCGGCCGCCACGCGCCCGGCAACGTGA
- a CDS encoding helix-turn-helix transcriptional regulator has product MQRAELADFLRRRREAIRPAEAGLAEGPRRRTAGLRREEVAMLAGMSSDYVVRLEQGRSSQPSTQMLGALARALRLSDDERDHLFHLAGHQPPPAEGTARLARAGLLRMLDLLGDTPAMVLSDLGETLAQNRGSLLLGGDQTRYTGDRRFHVYRWFTDPAVPGMHPPEERDHLARATVSDLRAVAGRRHDDPSLVRLIARLSAESDEFRVRWAEHEVGVRRADRKTFVDARVGPLVMNCETLMTPDQQQLLLVLTPADAPSRERYELLRVLGLQEFATGV; this is encoded by the coding sequence ATGCAGCGTGCCGAGTTGGCCGACTTCCTGCGCCGCCGCCGCGAGGCGATCCGGCCGGCCGAGGCGGGCCTGGCCGAGGGGCCGCGCCGCCGCACCGCCGGTTTGCGCCGCGAGGAGGTGGCGATGCTGGCCGGCATGTCGAGCGACTACGTCGTACGGCTGGAACAGGGCCGCAGCAGCCAGCCGTCGACCCAGATGCTGGGGGCGCTGGCCCGCGCCCTGCGGCTCTCCGACGACGAACGCGACCACCTGTTCCACCTGGCCGGGCACCAGCCCCCGCCGGCCGAGGGCACCGCCCGCCTGGCCCGCGCGGGCCTGCTGCGCATGCTGGACCTGCTCGGCGACACGCCCGCCATGGTGCTCAGCGACCTCGGCGAGACCTTGGCCCAGAACAGGGGCTCGCTGCTGCTGGGCGGTGATCAGACCCGGTACACGGGGGACAGGCGTTTCCACGTGTACCGCTGGTTCACCGATCCCGCCGTCCCCGGCATGCACCCGCCCGAGGAACGCGACCACCTGGCCCGCGCGACCGTGTCGGATCTGCGCGCGGTGGCGGGCCGCCGGCATGACGACCCTTCCCTCGTACGGCTGATCGCCCGGTTGTCCGCCGAAAGCGACGAATTCCGCGTCCGCTGGGCCGAGCACGAGGTCGGGGTGCGGCGCGCGGACCGCAAGACGTTCGTCGACGCCCGCGTGGGTCCCCTGGTCATGAACTGCGAGACCCTCATGACCCCCGATCAGCAGCAGCTTCTGCTCGTGCTCACCCCGGCCGACGCGCCGTCCCGCGAGCGCTACGAGCTGTTGCGGGTGCTGGGTCTGCAGGAGTTCGCGACCGGAGTATGA
- a CDS encoding aldo/keto reductase, with protein MQTRNLGRTGPTVSALGLGAMGMSHGVYGASERDESIATVHAALDAGVTLIDTGDFYGMGHNELLLAEALRGRPRDSYQLSVKFGALRGPDHSWGGNDGRPAAVKNFLAYSLNRLGTDYIDVYRPARLDPAVPIEDTVGAIKEMIDAGFVRHAGLSEVGADTIRRAHAVHPIADLQIEYSLISRAVEGEILPTLRELGIGLTAYGVLSRGLISGHWTASRGGEAGDFRGMSPRFSGDNLEHNLNLVEALRRVAAAKGCTVAQLAIAWVAAQGADIVPLVGARTRERLSEALPAVEVTLTADDLTEIEKAVPAGAARGDRYPTAMMGTLGTSH; from the coding sequence ATGCAGACACGAAACCTGGGCCGGACCGGCCCCACCGTCTCCGCCCTCGGCCTCGGCGCGATGGGCATGTCGCACGGCGTCTACGGCGCCTCGGAGCGCGACGAGAGCATCGCCACGGTGCACGCCGCACTGGACGCGGGCGTCACCCTGATCGACACCGGCGACTTCTACGGCATGGGCCACAACGAGCTGCTGCTGGCCGAGGCGTTGCGCGGCCGGCCCCGCGACAGCTACCAGCTCAGCGTCAAGTTCGGCGCGCTGCGCGGCCCCGACCACTCGTGGGGCGGCAACGACGGGCGGCCCGCGGCCGTGAAGAACTTCCTGGCGTACTCGCTGAACCGGCTGGGCACCGACTACATCGACGTCTACCGGCCGGCGCGGCTCGACCCGGCGGTCCCGATCGAGGACACGGTGGGCGCGATCAAGGAGATGATCGACGCCGGGTTCGTCCGGCACGCCGGGCTGTCCGAGGTGGGCGCGGACACGATCCGTCGGGCCCACGCCGTGCACCCGATCGCCGACCTGCAGATCGAGTACTCGCTGATCTCGCGGGCCGTGGAGGGCGAGATTCTGCCCACGCTGCGGGAACTCGGGATCGGGCTGACCGCGTACGGGGTCCTCAGCCGGGGTTTGATCTCGGGGCACTGGACCGCGTCGCGCGGGGGCGAGGCCGGTGACTTCCGCGGCATGAGCCCCCGGTTCTCCGGCGACAACCTCGAGCACAACCTGAACCTGGTCGAGGCCCTGCGCCGGGTGGCCGCGGCCAAGGGCTGCACCGTCGCCCAGCTGGCGATCGCGTGGGTGGCCGCTCAGGGCGCCGACATCGTGCCGCTGGTGGGGGCCCGCACCCGCGAGCGCCTGTCCGAGGCGCTGCCGGCCGTGGAGGTGACCTTGACCGCGGACGACCTGACCGAGATCGAGAAAGCGGTGCCGGCGGGCGCGGCCCGCGGCGACCGCTACCCGACGGCGATGATGGGCACCCTGGGGACGAGCCACTGA
- a CDS encoding WD40 repeat domain-containing protein — MALHATAHDETPLGAGFVVDQTLVLSSERVAFADGELRELWVAFPLAQHVPPTVRRRVRACRFNGRPEHRLDIVLLELEEPVPASVAPARLKLPTAQGLIGRQWRAYGFPAGTGGGLRAAGTIGDSGGYGLMRLTTPAGDTGVTRGFGGAALWSPDYQAVVGLVVGAESGQALMLAYADEHLPGLKLSTLDDWRLEDADEPTLAAWGWALSADGEAGRHWLPRARGVASGAEKGSRFRGRAAALRHLRHFLDRAEAAGRPLVVTGSPGVGKSAVLGRIVTTADPGVVAALPPEDTAERATAGSVACAVHAKGKSALEIAEEIARGAGVRLPQAPVDLVPALRARLAARPRRFNLVVDALDEVVTPADARALIEDVLVPLARDCAELGAQVVVGTRRADDSGDLLGGFGADAELIDLDAPAFFSAEDLAGYAQATLQLAGGSTYADPAVAEPVARRIAELAGRNFLIAGLVARTRALRDVEAVEPARVSFTATVGDALNEFVHDLPAAGGAPPILALTALAYAETPGLPMSLWQLAVRALGAEVTAGQLHDFARSSAANFLVESGDPDRPTYRLFHQALNDALLGSREEAGRRHDDERRLVTAWLGLGRADGWDEAPEYLLRSLPAHAARTGLIDDLLADDGYLLHARLERLLPYAEAARTDTGRARKLLLQRAPAAVTAGPEERAAQFSVVDRLDDLGAQVGTSGARYRASWAHTPPRLERTVLEGHSLAVHDVCAIVVDGRSLLASGGEDGTVRLWDPITNQTVRSFACHDDCIRGLSAVTAGGVTLLATASHDGTIGVWDPRSGTRRHTLVGHDDWVRNLCSIPMPAGDLLVSAGDDRSVRIWDVASGMPARTLRGHTGWVTAVTHVPVPRSYGVLASTGFDGDVRVWDPLSGTCLRVLSGHEGWVTTLYPVVTERWTLLASGGYDGTVRLWDPVSGQEFASLDPGAGPITDICTIRSEQGCILAVTGEDGTVRLWDAETGVERRGLRGHASWIRAVCELPVSGRNLLATAGDDGTVRVWDPRGDLPKAVRESELPGLVADVAAVRRSDGTLVATAGGDGSIRLWDLATGGARGELGSHFGPVNALCPVESWLASAGEDGHVQLWDVGGHEPPEPFQAHEEPVKAVRVLDRHGEPLMVSAGDDMTVRLWEPATARPVDGLIGHRNWVTSLTTAERDGRPVLASADKNGVVRLWDEAGRRLWEQNHHNDGVNALCALPLPDRQVVVSAGIDRTIRLWDLADGRPVRVLTGHTAEVTGITPAVLGGRTVLVSCGLDRTVRVWDPRLGKSLLVIPVHHRALAVRQIDDHLIVGLDRGLLALTLDAI, encoded by the coding sequence GTGGCGCTGCATGCCACCGCTCACGACGAGACGCCGCTGGGCGCCGGCTTCGTGGTGGATCAGACGCTGGTGCTCTCCAGCGAGCGCGTGGCCTTCGCCGACGGTGAGCTCCGCGAGCTGTGGGTGGCCTTCCCGCTGGCCCAGCACGTCCCGCCCACCGTGCGGCGCCGGGTGCGGGCCTGCCGGTTCAACGGCCGCCCCGAGCACCGCCTGGACATCGTCCTGCTCGAACTCGAGGAGCCGGTGCCGGCCTCGGTCGCCCCGGCCCGGTTGAAGCTGCCCACGGCGCAGGGACTGATCGGCCGGCAGTGGCGGGCCTACGGTTTCCCGGCCGGCACCGGCGGTGGCCTACGGGCCGCGGGCACGATCGGTGACAGCGGCGGGTACGGCCTGATGCGGCTGACCACGCCGGCCGGCGACACCGGGGTGACGCGCGGCTTCGGCGGGGCGGCCCTCTGGTCCCCCGACTATCAGGCGGTGGTCGGGCTGGTCGTCGGCGCGGAGTCCGGGCAGGCCCTCATGCTGGCCTACGCCGACGAGCATCTGCCCGGCCTCAAACTGTCCACGCTCGACGACTGGCGGCTCGAGGACGCCGACGAGCCCACGCTGGCCGCGTGGGGCTGGGCCCTGTCCGCCGACGGTGAGGCCGGCCGGCACTGGCTGCCGCGGGCCCGCGGGGTGGCCAGTGGGGCCGAGAAGGGTTCGCGGTTCCGGGGCCGCGCCGCCGCGCTCCGGCACCTGCGCCACTTCCTCGATCGGGCCGAGGCGGCGGGCCGGCCGCTGGTGGTGACGGGTTCCCCGGGCGTCGGCAAGTCGGCGGTGCTGGGCCGGATCGTGACGACCGCCGATCCCGGTGTGGTCGCCGCGCTGCCGCCGGAGGACACCGCCGAACGGGCCACGGCCGGGTCGGTGGCGTGCGCGGTGCACGCGAAGGGCAAGTCGGCGCTGGAGATCGCCGAGGAGATCGCCCGCGGGGCCGGGGTCCGGCTGCCCCAGGCCCCCGTCGACCTCGTGCCGGCGTTGCGAGCCCGCCTCGCGGCCCGTCCCCGCCGGTTCAACCTGGTGGTCGACGCCCTGGACGAGGTGGTCACCCCGGCCGACGCCCGCGCCCTGATCGAGGACGTGCTGGTGCCGCTGGCCCGCGACTGCGCCGAGCTGGGCGCGCAGGTGGTCGTGGGCACCCGCCGGGCCGACGACTCCGGCGACCTGCTGGGCGGGTTCGGCGCCGACGCCGAGCTGATCGATCTGGACGCCCCCGCGTTCTTCTCGGCCGAGGACCTCGCTGGTTACGCGCAGGCCACCCTGCAGCTCGCGGGCGGGAGCACGTACGCCGATCCGGCCGTGGCCGAGCCCGTGGCCCGCCGGATCGCCGAGCTGGCCGGCCGCAACTTCCTGATCGCCGGCCTGGTGGCCCGGACCCGGGCGCTGCGCGACGTCGAGGCGGTCGAACCGGCCCGGGTCTCGTTCACGGCCACGGTCGGCGACGCCCTCAACGAGTTCGTGCACGACCTGCCCGCGGCGGGCGGCGCGCCGCCGATACTGGCGCTCACGGCCCTGGCGTACGCGGAAACGCCCGGCCTGCCCATGAGCCTGTGGCAACTGGCCGTACGGGCCCTGGGCGCGGAGGTGACGGCCGGCCAGCTGCACGACTTCGCGCGCTCGTCCGCGGCGAACTTCCTGGTCGAGAGCGGCGATCCGGACCGCCCGACGTACCGGCTCTTCCATCAGGCCCTCAACGACGCGCTGCTGGGCAGCCGGGAGGAGGCCGGTCGGCGCCACGACGACGAGCGGCGGCTGGTGACGGCCTGGCTCGGGCTGGGTCGCGCCGACGGGTGGGACGAGGCGCCGGAATATCTGCTGCGCTCACTGCCGGCGCACGCGGCGCGGACCGGCCTGATCGACGACCTGCTGGCCGACGACGGCTACCTGCTCCACGCCCGCCTGGAACGCCTTCTCCCGTACGCCGAAGCCGCCCGCACCGACACCGGACGGGCCCGCAAACTGCTGCTGCAACGGGCCCCGGCGGCGGTCACGGCCGGTCCGGAGGAACGGGCCGCGCAGTTCTCGGTCGTGGACCGGCTCGACGACCTCGGCGCCCAGGTCGGCACGTCCGGCGCCCGCTACCGCGCGTCCTGGGCCCACACCCCGCCGCGGCTCGAACGGACGGTGCTGGAAGGACATTCGCTGGCGGTGCACGACGTGTGCGCGATCGTCGTGGACGGGCGCAGCCTGCTCGCGTCGGGCGGCGAGGACGGCACGGTCCGGCTCTGGGATCCGATCACCAACCAGACCGTACGGTCGTTCGCCTGTCACGACGACTGCATCCGCGGTTTGAGCGCCGTCACCGCGGGCGGGGTCACGCTGCTCGCGACGGCGAGCCACGACGGCACCATCGGCGTCTGGGATCCGCGCTCGGGAACCCGCCGGCACACGCTGGTGGGGCACGACGACTGGGTCCGCAACCTCTGCTCCATCCCGATGCCCGCCGGCGACCTGCTCGTCTCGGCCGGGGACGACCGGAGCGTACGGATCTGGGACGTCGCCTCCGGGATGCCGGCGCGCACGTTGCGCGGGCACACCGGGTGGGTCACCGCGGTGACCCATGTGCCGGTTCCCCGGTCGTACGGGGTCCTGGCCTCGACCGGTTTCGACGGGGACGTGCGGGTGTGGGATCCACTCAGCGGCACCTGCCTGCGCGTGCTGAGCGGGCACGAGGGCTGGGTGACCACGCTCTATCCGGTCGTCACCGAGCGATGGACGCTGCTCGCCTCGGGCGGCTACGACGGCACCGTACGGCTCTGGGACCCGGTCAGCGGGCAGGAGTTCGCGTCGCTGGACCCGGGCGCCGGGCCGATCACCGACATCTGCACGATCCGCTCCGAGCAGGGCTGCATCCTGGCCGTGACCGGGGAGGACGGCACGGTGCGGCTGTGGGACGCCGAGACCGGGGTCGAACGGCGCGGGCTGCGCGGGCACGCCAGCTGGATCCGGGCCGTCTGCGAGCTGCCGGTGAGCGGGCGCAACCTGCTGGCCACGGCGGGCGACGACGGCACCGTACGGGTCTGGGATCCCCGCGGTGACCTGCCCAAAGCGGTCCGCGAGAGCGAGCTGCCGGGGCTGGTGGCCGACGTTGCCGCGGTCCGGCGGAGCGACGGGACGCTGGTGGCGACGGCCGGGGGCGACGGCTCGATCCGGCTCTGGGACCTGGCCACCGGCGGGGCCCGCGGCGAGCTGGGATCGCACTTCGGGCCGGTCAACGCGCTCTGCCCGGTCGAGTCGTGGCTGGCCTCGGCGGGCGAGGACGGGCACGTCCAGCTGTGGGACGTCGGCGGGCACGAGCCGCCCGAGCCGTTCCAGGCGCACGAGGAGCCGGTCAAGGCGGTCCGCGTGCTCGACCGGCACGGTGAGCCGCTCATGGTGTCGGCCGGTGACGACATGACCGTACGGCTGTGGGAACCGGCCACGGCCCGCCCGGTCGACGGGCTGATCGGCCACCGCAACTGGGTGACGTCACTGACGACGGCCGAACGCGACGGCCGCCCGGTGCTCGCGTCGGCCGACAAGAACGGTGTCGTGCGGCTCTGGGACGAGGCGGGCCGGCGCCTGTGGGAGCAGAACCACCACAACGACGGCGTGAACGCGCTCTGCGCGCTGCCCCTGCCCGACCGGCAAGTGGTCGTGTCGGCCGGGATCGACCGCACGATCCGCCTGTGGGACCTCGCCGACGGCCGCCCGGTGCGCGTCCTCACCGGCCACACGGCCGAGGTCACCGGCATCACCCCGGCCGTGCTCGGCGGCCGCACGGTGCTGGTGTCGTGCGGTCTGGACCGCACCGTACGGGTGTGGGACCCCCGCCTCGGCAAGTCACTGCTGGTGATCCCGGTCCACCACCGGGCACTGGCCGTCCGCCAGATCGACGACCACCTGATCGTGGGCCTCGACCGCGGCCTGCTGGCCCTGACCCTGGACGCGATCTAA
- a CDS encoding CPBP family intramembrane glutamic endopeptidase, with protein sequence MPATPPSRRRLFLLLGAVVPILAAVNVADKFGPRHTGLVAGPLVAAVLVLLARRAGLTWHDLGLSRRTLVPGLKYAIGAILAVALVYAIGVALPWTRPAFHDVRYHLHPGAALLAAFIIVPLGTVLLEEIAFRGVLMGLVNRHRGAVWASITSSVLFGLWHILPSLRLNSANQAVGDAVGAGTTGRVLAVLGAVTFTAVAGLLLCELRRRSGSLLAAAALHWATNGLGLLVAAALATTSFA encoded by the coding sequence ATGCCTGCCACCCCGCCGTCCCGTCGCCGCCTGTTTCTCCTGCTCGGCGCGGTCGTTCCCATCCTGGCCGCGGTCAACGTGGCCGACAAGTTCGGCCCCCGGCACACCGGCCTGGTCGCGGGCCCCCTCGTCGCGGCGGTCCTGGTGCTGCTGGCCCGCCGAGCCGGCCTCACCTGGCACGACTTGGGACTTTCCCGCCGTACGCTGGTGCCCGGCCTGAAGTACGCGATCGGCGCGATCCTGGCCGTCGCGCTCGTCTACGCCATCGGCGTCGCCCTGCCGTGGACCCGCCCCGCCTTCCACGACGTCCGCTACCACCTGCACCCCGGCGCGGCCCTGCTGGCGGCCTTCATCATCGTCCCGCTGGGCACGGTGCTGCTCGAGGAGATCGCCTTCCGCGGCGTCCTGATGGGCCTGGTCAACCGGCACCGCGGCGCCGTCTGGGCCAGCATCACGTCATCGGTCCTGTTCGGCCTGTGGCACATCCTCCCGTCCCTGCGCCTCAACTCAGCCAACCAGGCCGTGGGCGACGCGGTCGGCGCCGGCACCACAGGCCGCGTTCTGGCCGTCCTGGGCGCGGTCACGTTCACGGCCGTGGCCGGGTTGCTCCTGTGCGAGTTGCGCCGCCGCAGCGGCAGCCTGCTGGCCGCAGCCGCCCTCCACTGGGCCACCAACGGCCTGGGCCTGCTGGTCGCAGCCGCCTTGGCCACCACGAGCTTCGCTTAG